TGCCCGCCTCGCGCCCGGCGGGTGCCCTTGTGGAACGCCATCAGCGTCCGCGCGGTGGTCTCGCCCGCGTTGGTCACGTCGATGTCCTCGGCGGTCGGGTCGTCCTGCAGCTGGGCGACGAGGTTCTGCTGCGGCTGCCGGCGCGGGAGCCGGGGCCGGTCGTCGCCCTGGAGCCCGCTGAGATCCGGCTCGGCGGCGGGAACGCGCGGCGCGGCCGGGACGTCCGGGATCTGGCCCGCGGACGGCGGATACGGCTCCGGGGTCCGCGGATTCGGCGTCGGAAGCGCACGGGCGGGGTACGGCCGCGGCGTCGGCTGCGGAGCCTCCGGGGCCGGTCGCTGCGCGGCGCTTTCCTGCGCGGGCGCGCCGACCTGGGCGAGCGCCGGGGCCTCGTCCGCGGGTTCGGGGGCGTTCGCGTCGGCCAGGTGGTTCGACGGGATCAGCACGGTCGCCCGGGTGCCGCCGTACCGCGACGGGTCGAAGGTGACCGTGATGCCGAGCCGGGAAGCCAGCCGCGCGACCACGAACAGGCCGAGGCTGGAGTCCGCGCGCAGGGCCATCGCGTCGAATTCGGGCGCGTCGGCCATCATCGCGTTGGCCCACTCGCGCACGCCTTCCTTCATGCCCAGCCCCTGGTCGGACACGTCGACCACGACGCCGCGCGCGACCATCCGGCTGGTCACCTCGACCTGCGAACCGGGCGGGGAGAACGACGTCGCGTTGTCGACCAGCTCGGCGACGAGGTGAATGGTGTCCGCGACCGCGGTGCCGACGATCGCGACGTCCGGCACCTGCTCGACCTGCACCCGCGAGTACTGCTCGGTTTCCGAGACGGCCGCGCGCAGCACCTCCATCAGCGAAACCGGTTTGCGCCAGCGCCGGCCGGGCTGCTTGCCGCCGAGGATGATCAGGTTCTCGGTGGTCCGCCGGGCGCGCGCGGCGAGGTGGTCGAGCTGGAACAGCGATGCCAGCTGGGTCGAGTTCTCTTCGCGGCTTTCCATTTCGTCCAGGATCTGCAGCTGCCGGTGCACCAGCACCTGGTTGCGGTGGGCGATGCCGAGGAACACGTTGTGCACGCCGCTGCGCGCCTTCGCCTCGCTCGCCGCCGCGTTGACCGCGGTCAGCTGCGCGGTGTTGAACGCCTCGGCCACCTGGCCGATCTCGTCCCGGCCGTGGTCCAGCTTCGGCAGCTCGGCCTCGATGTCCACCGGATCGCCGTTCTTGAGCCTGCCGACGATGTTCGGCAGCCGGTTGCGGGCGAGGTCGAGCGAGTCGTTGCGCAGCCGCTCCAGGCGCGTCATCAGGGTCCGGTCGACGAGCGAACGCGACACCCGCACCGCGACGATGATCGCGGCCAGCGAGGCGAGCAGGGCCACGATGCTGCCGATGATCGCGTTGCGCAGCTGCGCGTTCCCGGAGTCGATCGCGGCGGCGGAGACCTGGTCGGCCTGTTCGATGGTGAGCTGGTTCAGACCTTGCGCGACCTGCGCGGTCAGCGCGTGCCAATCGCCCGACGAAACCGGGACGCCGCTCTGGTCGCCGCTGGTCCACGGGCCGTGCTTGATCAGCGCGTCCTCGGCCGCGTTGAGCCGTTTCCACGCGTCGCTGGTCGAAAGCTGCTGGTAGTGCTGGCGCACCGCCGGTTCGAGGAACGGCGAGATCTGCGCCAGCTGCGTGCGGTAGTAGCCGACCAGCTGGGAGAACTGGACGAAGTCGTCCGGCGCGAAGGCTCCGCCGGAGAACGCGGCCGACACCAGCGACGTCTCGCGCGACATCAGGTCGCCCGCCCGGAACAGCGAGGTCGCCGAGATCGCGCCCTGCACGGCGGTCGCGTCGGGGACGATGCGCGCCTGGGTGTCGAACAGCGTCGCCGCGGAGTCGAGGACGCCGTTGTAGTAGGCGTTGACCTGTGCGCGGTTGATGCTGCGGAAATTGACCTGCGAACGCAGCACCGGCAGCTGGTCTAGCTGCGCCTTCAGCGCGGTGACCTTGCCGGCGATCTCGTCCGGGGCGCTGGAAATGGTGGCCGCGAAGGCTTCCTGCAGCCCCTTCAGCTTGCCGTCGCTGTCCTGTTCCTGCTGCTGCAGCTGCTGCGGGCCGGAACTGGGGCTGTCGAGGTACTGCAGGGCGAGCTGGCGCTCCTGCTGCAGCGACGACAACGCGGTGAGGGCGGGGATCGAAACGTCCCGCACCGAGCCCGCGACAAGCCGCACGTACAAGCCGTTGATGAAGAAGGCCGTCGCCAGCACCGCCCACAGCACGAGCAGAGTGATGCTCGGGATCAGGACCGTCCGGGTCAGCCTCTTCCGGATCGACTTGTCGTACGCCTTGCCGGGATCGTCCTTGGTCTCCACGATGATTCACGAACTCCTGGGTCACCCTCGGCGAGAGTGCGGACACGGCCGGGGAAGCGGACACGCCAGTGGGTGCGAGTGGTCCTCGTCACGGAAATCTCGGATACACCCTTCGTAGGCCCACCGAACGGAACAGCCCCGGTTTCTATCACGATTGGGGGCCTCGTGGTTCCGCTGAACGAGCAGCCGAACGCCGTCTTGACGGCGGTCACCGACGGTAGCGGCGAGTTCCCCCGGCGTTTTCCGAGGCCCCGGCCCTGGCTGCGAATTTCGGACCAGCGGGCTGGGCTGAATGAGTGATTCAAAAAGTGTCCGGACACTCAGGCGCGGTTCCGCGTGGTGGAACTGTCGGCTCATTGACTTGTCGACACGTGTCGTCGCGGGTCGCCGGTGCGTCCACAGTGGACTACTGGCTCACTCGCGGGGTCGGGCCGAGGAACGGGAGCAGTTCGATGCCGTCCTGGAGCGCGGCGAGGGTGCGCAGGACGCCCGCCCCGCCGGTGGCCACGTCGGCGGACAGCCGCAGCAGGCGGGCGCCCGGGAAGGCGAGGCCGCCGCGGAACGGGACCGCGTACCAGGAAAGCCGCGTCAGGTGCCGGTCGATCGCGTCCTGCGTGCGCCGGTCCGGCGTGCTGCTGAACGCCAGCCCGGCGGCGAGTCCGCAGCGGCCGTTCAGCAGTCCGGGATGGAGCGCGAACTCTCCGCGGCACGCGACGCGCAGCGCGGGCAGGCTGCGCGCGGCCTTCGCGTCGAAGCGGTACCGCGCCAGCTGTTCGGTGACGATCAGGATTCCGGCGCTGCCGATTCCCGCCCCGCGCCGCGAACCCCGGTTGCCGTCGCGGACCGGCAGCGAGCCGTCCAGCGCGGGGACGCATTCCTCCAGATCGCGTTCGAGTGCCTGGTCGGCGAACGACAGCCACGCCGGCTCGCCGGTGCGTTCGTAGAGGCGCAGGAACAGCAGCGCCGGGCCGGACCAGCCGTACAGCAGCCCGGCCTGCGCCTCCGCGCCCGGCGGTTCCGCGGTGTCCAGCGCTTCGGCGAGCCGGATGCCGATGTTCAGCGCCTGCCTGCCGAATTCGTTGTCGCCTCGCGTCGCGGCGAAGTGCAGCCGGGTCAGGCCGATGCCGGCCAGCCCGCTCGCGAGGTCGTGGCCGACCGTCTGGTCCACCAGCGCGCGCGAGGCGGCGAGGAGAGCGCCCGCGGCCTTCCGGTAGCCGAATTCCTCCAGCACGTAAGCGATTCCGTGGCTGCCGTCGTAGAAACCCGCGCGACTGGGCTGTTTCCCGTCGACCGCGTCGAGGAGCCACTGCTCGTGCTCGGGAAACCGGCCGACGCCCGCGACGTGCAGCGAGTGCAGCACGCCCGCCGCGCCGGTGCCGAAGGTCGCGCCGCCGACGCGGAACTGCTCGATGTCGCCGGGGAACAGGCGATCGCGGCGTTCCGGGGTCGCGCACGCGAGCAGGGCTTCGGCGATCTGCTTGCGCACCAGGGTCCAATCGGGACGGGGTTCGTCGAGTTCGGTATGGGCGGGCTCGGTCCGCGGCGCGATGCTGTCGGCGTACCCGGCGGGCAGGGAGAACCGGCGTTCGGTCAGCTCGGCGGCCCAGCGGAGGCGTTCCGGCACCAGGTGGTACAGCGGGGCCAGCGGAAGGAAGAGGCGCAGCCGCAGGGCCGTCTCGTCGCGGTCGAAGCCGATCAGCGAGACCGTGCCCGAGCTGTCGACCAGGATGTTGTGCGGGTTTTCCAGGACGACGCCGCGTTCGGCGGCTTCGGCGACGATCCGGTCGACCTGTGCCAGCACGGACGACGCCTGTTTGCGGTAGACGGCGAGGTCGGTTTCGGGGCAGTCGCGGCGGGTGAGCGGGTAGTGGCGGGTGAGCCAGGCGTCCAGCGGGAGGCCGGGCCGGTACTCCCGCACCAGGTAGTGGCGCTTGCCGGCGAGGTAGGCGTGGGTCTTCGGGACGCCGGGGATTCCGGCGAGCCGCTTGAAGAGATCGTGCTTGTGCTCCAGCCGCGCGACCGCGTCGACGCCGCCCGCGTCCAGTCCGGTGTAGGGCCAGGCTTCCTCGACGAGCACGCGTTCGCCGCCGCGTTCGGCCAGGTAGACAGCGGTGCCGTGGGCCTGGCGGAGCACCTCGACGACCGGATGCGGCGGCTCCGGCGCGTCGGTGTACTCCGCGACGCAGTCGGGAATCCGGACCCAGTCCGGGACGGAGAAGCCCGGGCCCCGCGGCGCCGGTTCGAGCGCGCTGCTCGGCCTGCGCAGCGCGGGCACGCGGGTGCCGTCGTGCTCGGTCCACAATGGCGTGAATCCGGTGTAATGCACGTGAACCGGACATTCTCCGCAGCGGAGCGCGCCGTCGATATCCGGTCCGTGCTCGCCGGCGAGGAGTTCGGAAAGATCGTCGAGGATCTGTTCGAGCGCGTTATTGTCGGGCGGATAAATAGTGGCCAGTGCACCGGTTCCGCCGGTCGTCGGATATTCGGCATTGCGGTCGAGGAAAATCGACCGGGAACGCAGGTGCCGGTGGGGCAGCTGGTGGGTCCGGCAGTACTCGCGCACGCGGTCCAGTATCCGGTCGACGTTGCCCGGGGCGGCGGAAATCTCCACTGCCCAGCCCTGTTCCGGCAATACGGCCCCGGCAGGGCGGA
The nucleotide sequence above comes from Amycolatopsis sp. AA4. Encoded proteins:
- a CDS encoding nitrate- and nitrite sensing domain-containing protein — translated: METKDDPGKAYDKSIRKRLTRTVLIPSITLLVLWAVLATAFFINGLYVRLVAGSVRDVSIPALTALSSLQQERQLALQYLDSPSSGPQQLQQQEQDSDGKLKGLQEAFAATISSAPDEIAGKVTALKAQLDQLPVLRSQVNFRSINRAQVNAYYNGVLDSAATLFDTQARIVPDATAVQGAISATSLFRAGDLMSRETSLVSAAFSGGAFAPDDFVQFSQLVGYYRTQLAQISPFLEPAVRQHYQQLSTSDAWKRLNAAEDALIKHGPWTSGDQSGVPVSSGDWHALTAQVAQGLNQLTIEQADQVSAAAIDSGNAQLRNAIIGSIVALLASLAAIIVAVRVSRSLVDRTLMTRLERLRNDSLDLARNRLPNIVGRLKNGDPVDIEAELPKLDHGRDEIGQVAEAFNTAQLTAVNAAASEAKARSGVHNVFLGIAHRNQVLVHRQLQILDEMESREENSTQLASLFQLDHLAARARRTTENLIILGGKQPGRRWRKPVSLMEVLRAAVSETEQYSRVQVEQVPDVAIVGTAVADTIHLVAELVDNATSFSPPGSQVEVTSRMVARGVVVDVSDQGLGMKEGVREWANAMMADAPEFDAMALRADSSLGLFVVARLASRLGITVTFDPSRYGGTRATVLIPSNHLADANAPEPADEAPALAQVGAPAQESAAQRPAPEAPQPTPRPYPARALPTPNPRTPEPYPPSAGQIPDVPAAPRVPAAEPDLSGLQGDDRPRLPRRQPQQNLVAQLQDDPTAEDIDVTNAGETTARTLMAFHKGTRRARGGQNDS
- a CDS encoding protein kinase/lanthionine synthetase C family protein, giving the protein MNVRHEAFCLADPWFFDRRREISADDLVVPPDSPQWTVAESEHWHHLRPAGAVLPEQGWAVEISAAPGNVDRILDRVREYCRTHQLPHRHLRSRSIFLDRNAEYPTTGGTGALATIYPPDNNALEQILDDLSELLAGEHGPDIDGALRCGECPVHVHYTGFTPLWTEHDGTRVPALRRPSSALEPAPRGPGFSVPDWVRIPDCVAEYTDAPEPPHPVVEVLRQAHGTAVYLAERGGERVLVEEAWPYTGLDAGGVDAVARLEHKHDLFKRLAGIPGVPKTHAYLAGKRHYLVREYRPGLPLDAWLTRHYPLTRRDCPETDLAVYRKQASSVLAQVDRIVAEAAERGVVLENPHNILVDSSGTVSLIGFDRDETALRLRLFLPLAPLYHLVPERLRWAAELTERRFSLPAGYADSIAPRTEPAHTELDEPRPDWTLVRKQIAEALLACATPERRDRLFPGDIEQFRVGGATFGTGAAGVLHSLHVAGVGRFPEHEQWLLDAVDGKQPSRAGFYDGSHGIAYVLEEFGYRKAAGALLAASRALVDQTVGHDLASGLAGIGLTRLHFAATRGDNEFGRQALNIGIRLAEALDTAEPPGAEAQAGLLYGWSGPALLFLRLYERTGEPAWLSFADQALERDLEECVPALDGSLPVRDGNRGSRRGAGIGSAGILIVTEQLARYRFDAKAARSLPALRVACRGEFALHPGLLNGRCGLAAGLAFSSTPDRRTQDAIDRHLTRLSWYAVPFRGGLAFPGARLLRLSADVATGGAGVLRTLAALQDGIELLPFLGPTPRVSQ